One Gottschalkia purinilytica DNA segment encodes these proteins:
- a CDS encoding Ger(x)C family spore germination protein: MINRLLKMIIVFIIILTLTTGCWDRVEINERLFIMSVAMDLYKDEDENGEGRKTKKPSENKFTMTYVMPNFENIQTKTTGKSPKVKHVLKTVAKNPYEGSRQVSSKATGNTFFKHMKVAVMGLDVTKNPIYFRQMIDALNRQDDITRKLELFVAEGRGDEIVEANPKIQPLVASYLQDLTEKPKVTSTYIPQNLEEVVASLKTSKTALIPKVTVSSAKDEVKVEGSALIKDYKFIDWLGVKETRAVSILKKKSNNDIFNVIHKNITIPYITHDIHVFRNLRIEDDKIVMDIKVTTEGGTSEYILNGKPELSNDNFLKELEKKAEQVIKGEIDYTLNKLQKELNTDVVGIGDYISKFEPKLWKEIKNDWDHIFPEVKINVSVDARFRRTGSIK; the protein is encoded by the coding sequence ATGATAAATAGATTATTAAAAATGATAATCGTATTTATTATTATACTAACTTTAACAACAGGATGTTGGGATAGAGTAGAGATAAATGAAAGACTCTTTATAATGTCTGTTGCAATGGATTTATATAAAGATGAAGATGAGAACGGAGAAGGTAGAAAAACTAAAAAACCTTCAGAAAATAAATTCACTATGACTTATGTTATGCCTAACTTTGAAAACATACAAACTAAGACTACAGGTAAGAGCCCCAAAGTAAAACATGTATTAAAAACAGTAGCTAAAAACCCTTATGAAGGAAGTCGACAGGTTTCATCTAAGGCGACAGGAAATACATTTTTTAAGCATATGAAAGTTGCAGTAATGGGATTAGATGTAACAAAAAATCCGATTTATTTTAGACAAATGATAGATGCACTAAATAGACAAGACGACATAACTCGTAAACTAGAGTTATTTGTGGCAGAAGGAAGAGGAGACGAAATAGTAGAAGCAAATCCTAAAATACAGCCGTTAGTAGCTTCTTATCTACAAGACTTAACTGAAAAACCAAAAGTTACTTCTACATATATACCTCAAAACCTTGAAGAAGTTGTTGCATCTTTAAAGACTTCTAAGACGGCATTAATACCTAAAGTTACAGTAAGTTCAGCTAAAGATGAAGTAAAGGTAGAAGGAAGTGCATTAATAAAAGACTATAAATTTATAGACTGGTTAGGAGTAAAAGAAACTAGAGCAGTATCAATATTAAAGAAAAAGTCTAATAATGACATATTCAATGTAATACATAAAAATATAACAATCCCTTATATAACTCATGACATACACGTATTTAGAAACCTGAGAATAGAAGATGACAAAATAGTTATGGATATAAAGGTAACAACTGAAGGTGGAACTTCAGAATATATATTGAATGGTAAACCTGAATTAAGTAATGACAATTTTTTAAAAGAGTTAGAAAAGAAAGCAGAACAGGTAATAAAAGGTGAAATAGATTATACGTTAAATAAGTTACAAAAAGAACTTAATACTGATGTTGTAGGAATAGGTGATTATATAAGTAAGTTTGAGCCGAAATTATGGAAGGAAATAAAGAATGATTGGGATCACATATTTCCAGAAGTAAAGATAAATGTGAGTGTGGATGCTAGATTTAGAAGGACAGGAAGTATAAAATAA
- a CDS encoding GerAB/ArcD/ProY family transporter, translating to MMDRNNNINKTQNLLLLVNTVIGVGVLNLPSVLAAEVGSSGWISLIIAGIILMILVVIMTKVAARYERKTLVEFGKDLLPTPIANLISFIFFLHILSAGALVLRIFMEVIRVYLLNATPIQVIGITIVIVCAHSVRSGIESMARIFTLVTPVIFVPVIFVILVVAVDINFSNYFPLFDVSIKDIISSISKILLSISGFEMIYIFTPFIKDDKKDLLKYNLWAVVIVIAFNLVIYLLTLGKYGKELLESQIWPFMSLMRSVKIPSAFIENIDGIMITIWILIMFTTLSAILFTSSLTISRLFKAKSEKPFVIPIMLLIYFLSTVPQNISEVYEYTDLYTGTLDRITIFVIPIVFILVMWFKKKWRTQYDK from the coding sequence ATGATGGATAGGAATAATAATATAAATAAGACTCAGAACTTATTACTGCTAGTCAATACAGTAATAGGAGTAGGAGTTTTAAACTTACCAAGTGTTCTTGCTGCTGAAGTAGGAAGTAGCGGATGGATTTCCTTAATAATAGCAGGTATAATTTTAATGATTCTAGTAGTGATTATGACAAAGGTAGCAGCAAGATATGAAAGAAAAACTTTGGTGGAGTTTGGAAAAGATTTACTCCCTACACCTATAGCAAATCTTATTAGTTTTATATTTTTTCTACATATTTTAAGTGCTGGAGCTTTAGTCTTGAGGATTTTCATGGAAGTTATAAGAGTATATTTACTAAATGCAACACCAATACAAGTTATAGGAATAACAATAGTTATTGTATGTGCACATTCAGTAAGAAGTGGAATAGAAAGTATGGCTAGGATATTTACTTTAGTTACTCCTGTAATATTTGTACCAGTTATATTTGTAATTTTAGTTGTTGCGGTAGACATAAATTTTTCAAACTATTTTCCTTTATTTGATGTTTCCATAAAAGATATAATAAGTTCTATATCAAAAATACTTTTATCAATTTCAGGATTTGAGATGATTTACATATTTACCCCATTCATTAAGGATGATAAAAAAGACCTGCTGAAATATAATTTATGGGCTGTAGTTATAGTAATTGCCTTTAATTTAGTAATATATTTATTGACACTAGGAAAGTATGGAAAAGAGCTATTAGAAAGTCAAATATGGCCATTTATGTCTCTTATGAGAAGTGTAAAAATACCAAGTGCTTTTATTGAGAATATTGATGGTATTATGATAACAATTTGGATTCTTATAATGTTTACAACTTTATCAGCTATACTCTTTACATCTTCACTTACTATAAGCAGACTATTTAAAGCTAAAAGTGAAAAACCTTTTGTAATACCAATTATGCTTTTAATATATTTTTTAAGCACTGTACCACAAAATATATCTGAAGTTTATGAATACACTGATTTATATACAGGAACTTTAGATAGAATTACTATATTTGTTATACCTATAGTATTTATTCTAGTAATGTGGTTTAAAAAGAAATGGAGGACACAATATGATAAATAG
- the sleB gene encoding spore cortex-lytic enzyme: MKKIVLFLSGSILLASILGLTYINNKPKIDTLTNKETSKQLDKVVNKEESSEEVALMQQEKQLYWGSTGEDVKTVQDKLLRWGYFNGKVDGVYGADTYRGVINFQRSNGLAQDGIVGGETARALGLTFTTNTSSPGNTGVNREDDVYLLARAIHGEARGEPYVGKVAVAAVILNRVNDAAFPNTIAGVIYQPLAFTAVADGQINLTPDAESIKAARDALNGWDPSYGCLYYWNPQTATSKWIWSRKVMLKIGKHWFGL; the protein is encoded by the coding sequence TTGAAAAAAATAGTTCTGTTTCTTAGTGGATCTATACTTTTAGCTTCAATACTAGGACTGACATATATAAACAATAAGCCAAAAATAGATACTCTTACGAATAAAGAAACAAGTAAACAGTTAGATAAAGTTGTAAATAAAGAAGAATCTTCTGAAGAAGTAGCTCTTATGCAACAAGAGAAACAACTTTATTGGGGATCTACAGGAGAAGATGTAAAAACTGTTCAAGATAAACTACTTAGATGGGGTTACTTTAACGGAAAAGTAGATGGTGTGTATGGTGCAGATACATACAGAGGGGTTATAAACTTCCAAAGAAGTAATGGACTTGCACAAGATGGAATAGTAGGTGGAGAAACAGCAAGAGCATTAGGATTAACTTTTACTACTAATACTTCAAGCCCAGGAAATACAGGTGTAAATAGAGAAGATGATGTATATTTACTAGCTAGAGCGATACATGGAGAAGCAAGAGGAGAGCCTTATGTAGGAAAAGTAGCAGTTGCAGCGGTTATATTAAATAGGGTAAACGATGCAGCATTTCCTAACACTATAGCAGGAGTTATATATCAACCACTTGCATTTACAGCAGTAGCAGACGGTCAAATTAATTTAACGCCAGATGCTGAATCTATAAAAGCTGCAAGAGATGCATTAAATGGTTGGGATCCTAGTTATGGATGCTTATACTATTGGAATCCTCAGACAGCTACTAGTAAATGGATTTGGTCTAGAAAAGTTATGCTAAAAATAGGCAAACACTGGTTTGGATTATAG
- a CDS encoding spore germination protein has protein sequence MSLLRRLIFGRKGKKNNNDDNNNYDDNRIPISKNIDKNLDILKEEFKDCDDIVYKEFLVGTDQSSRLAIAYVDGLIDKALITQNITKALMQEARGREPENIKKGLYKLIKEGNLSASEMEEVDFLTECIDAMLSGDTVLLIDGYKKAIIVGSRGWHMRGIDEPESEALVRGPRDGFNETLKISISSVRRRIKDTKLKVKYMKVGRRSKTDIALLYIEDIIDKEVLEEVRSRIEKIDIDAVLDSAYIEEFIEDSNYSLFPQLESTERPDAVAAAIYEGRVGILVDNTPFALIAPAVFTTFFESSEDYYERWPLAALMRIIRYAAAFISILTPALYIAITSFHPGILPSDLALYIAATRLNVPFPSFIEAFMMQFTIEFLRESGTRISGPIGTTIGVVGGLVIGQAAVEAGIVSPLMVIIVAITTIASFALPNYTFSIATRILTFAFMVLAASFGFYGIMIGLIVMGTHLCNLSSFGIPYTSPISVLGKFNDDLKDTFIRVPLPRMRYRPHYGKLKDEDLQPPSDE, from the coding sequence ATGAGTCTTTTAAGGAGATTAATATTTGGTAGAAAAGGAAAAAAAAATAACAATGATGATAATAATAATTATGACGATAATAGGATCCCTATTTCAAAAAATATAGATAAGAATCTAGACATATTGAAGGAAGAATTCAAAGACTGTGATGATATTGTTTATAAAGAATTTTTAGTAGGAACAGATCAAAGTAGCAGACTGGCTATAGCTTATGTAGATGGTCTTATAGATAAGGCCTTAATAACACAAAATATTACAAAAGCTTTAATGCAAGAAGCAAGGGGAAGAGAACCTGAGAACATAAAAAAAGGACTGTATAAGCTTATAAAAGAAGGAAATTTATCTGCTTCAGAAATGGAAGAAGTAGACTTCTTAACAGAATGTATAGATGCTATGTTGTCAGGAGACACAGTACTTCTTATAGATGGTTATAAAAAGGCTATAATAGTAGGGTCTAGAGGCTGGCATATGAGAGGAATAGATGAGCCAGAATCAGAAGCATTAGTAAGAGGACCTAGAGATGGATTTAATGAAACTTTGAAGATTAGTATAAGCTCTGTTAGAAGAAGAATAAAAGATACAAAGTTAAAAGTAAAATACATGAAGGTAGGAAGACGATCTAAAACAGATATAGCATTACTTTATATTGAAGATATAATTGATAAAGAAGTATTAGAAGAAGTTAGATCTAGAATAGAAAAGATTGATATTGATGCAGTATTAGATAGTGCTTATATAGAAGAATTTATAGAGGACAGTAACTATTCATTATTTCCACAATTGGAAAGTACAGAAAGACCAGACGCCGTAGCAGCAGCTATATATGAAGGAAGAGTCGGGATACTTGTAGATAATACTCCTTTTGCATTGATAGCACCAGCAGTATTTACAACTTTTTTTGAATCTTCAGAAGACTATTATGAAAGATGGCCACTTGCGGCTCTTATGAGAATCATAAGATATGCAGCAGCATTTATTTCTATTTTAACACCTGCTTTATATATAGCGATAACATCTTTTCATCCAGGAATACTTCCATCAGATTTAGCACTATATATAGCAGCTACTAGACTTAATGTACCTTTTCCATCCTTCATAGAGGCATTTATGATGCAGTTTACAATAGAATTTTTAAGAGAATCTGGAACTCGTATATCAGGACCTATAGGTACTACAATAGGAGTAGTTGGTGGTCTTGTTATTGGTCAGGCAGCTGTTGAAGCAGGTATAGTGAGTCCTCTCATGGTTATCATAGTAGCTATTACCACCATAGCTTCATTTGCATTACCAAACTATACTTTTTCTATAGCTACTAGAATATTAACTTTTGCATTTATGGTACTTGCAGCAAGCTTTGGTTTTTATGGAATAATGATAGGACTGATTGTGATGGGAACTCACTTGTGTAATCTTTCAAGCTTTGGAATTCCTTATACTTCTCCAATATCAGTTTTAGGAAAGTTTAATGATGATCTTAAAGATACATTCATAAGAGTTCCATTACCTAGAATGAGGTATAGACCTCACTATGGAAAACTTAAAGATGAAGACTTACAGCCTCCTAGTGATGAATAA
- a CDS encoding Ger(x)C family spore germination protein, with protein sequence MSKRLRIVALITMISILLTGCWDRIEINERDYVIIMGMDLAKQHKGEEASELKNPYVNRYAISYSMPNLKTVQTGSEHPEEANFVFKTEAQNPYEASVQFANKMSTDPYYKHCKITVFGSNLVKDPIYLRELLDGLLRNNQLTRKLNLFVAQGDAYDILSTNPKMIPKVGEYLWRLAYKKNVMSIYVPQTLDEVATSLEQYKTALIPRVTATKDEIKVAGSAAIKDYRFIGWLGEKETRSVAFLKERSQADIFDVPYKEVDIPYIVDNIRVRRKAKIEDDKISMDIMIATSGGIQQYLQDEKPELMNSKIIKEIEKSAEKRIKREIDFTINKLQGDLNIDLIGIGEHLSKFEPDLWESIRDDWDSIFPKVDINVKVDARIRRIGSIR encoded by the coding sequence GTGAGTAAAAGACTTAGAATTGTAGCATTAATTACTATGATATCTATTTTATTAACAGGATGTTGGGACAGAATAGAAATAAATGAACGTGACTATGTAATTATTATGGGAATGGATTTAGCTAAACAACATAAGGGAGAAGAAGCTAGCGAACTAAAAAATCCATATGTTAATAGATATGCAATTAGCTACTCTATGCCTAATCTTAAAACAGTGCAAACAGGTAGTGAACACCCAGAGGAGGCTAACTTTGTATTTAAAACTGAAGCTCAAAATCCTTATGAGGCAAGTGTTCAATTTGCAAATAAGATGAGCACTGATCCTTATTATAAACATTGCAAAATTACAGTATTTGGAAGTAATTTGGTGAAAGATCCAATTTATCTAAGGGAGCTTTTAGATGGATTATTAAGAAATAATCAGTTAACTCGTAAATTAAATTTATTCGTAGCACAAGGAGATGCTTATGACATATTGAGTACTAATCCTAAAATGATCCCTAAGGTAGGTGAGTATTTATGGAGACTAGCTTATAAAAAAAATGTGATGTCAATATATGTACCCCAAACTTTAGACGAAGTAGCTACATCTTTAGAACAATATAAAACAGCTTTAATACCTAGAGTTACAGCAACTAAAGATGAAATAAAGGTAGCAGGAAGTGCAGCAATAAAGGACTATAGATTTATAGGATGGTTAGGAGAAAAAGAGACTAGATCAGTTGCATTTTTAAAAGAAAGATCTCAAGCTGATATTTTTGATGTGCCTTATAAAGAAGTAGATATACCATATATTGTAGACAATATAAGAGTCAGAAGAAAGGCAAAAATAGAAGATGATAAAATATCAATGGATATAATGATAGCTACAAGTGGGGGAATACAGCAATATCTACAAGATGAAAAGCCAGAGCTTATGAATAGTAAGATAATAAAGGAGATAGAAAAATCGGCAGAAAAAAGAATAAAAAGAGAAATTGATTTTACAATAAATAAGTTACAAGGAGACCTTAATATAGATCTCATAGGAATAGGAGAACATCTAAGTAAATTTGAACCGGATTTATGGGAAAGTATAAGAGATGATTGGGATAGCATATTTCCAAAAGTAGATATAAATGTAAAAGTAGATGCAAGAATCAGAAGAATAGGAAGTATAAGGTAG
- a CDS encoding GerAB/ArcD/ProY family transporter, with product MMHENNRINKTQNMIIILNAVIGIEILTFPNVLASTMKTSGWITLLIAGLISMILTVMVTKIALKYSDETIVEFGKELVPAFILKIICILYFIAFTVKTGAALRSLIEVVRIFLLPRTPPQIVGVIMIIAIAHLARSGIESMGRMYMIITMVIIIPTLFIGIVLITQINFMNYLPAFRFSFKDLMTSLKEMPVNFSGFELIFLFTVYIKNDKKGLLKYNVFAMLIVTVFYISTYVIILGKQGVAMLSRQLVPTMAAMISIDIPNAFIENLDGIMMAIWILLIFSSLTTFLFGGSVILSKMFKSKDSKAFVIPCIVIAYIIASIPQNYDQIIKFRLLILNRIEIVTTVIIPILLFFIYLYKNRKEVKSSE from the coding sequence ATGATGCATGAAAATAATAGAATAAATAAAACTCAAAATATGATTATAATTTTAAATGCTGTGATAGGTATAGAAATTCTTACCTTTCCAAATGTATTAGCAAGTACAATGAAGACAAGTGGTTGGATAACTCTATTAATAGCTGGATTAATAAGTATGATTCTTACTGTAATGGTAACTAAAATAGCATTAAAATACTCTGATGAAACAATAGTTGAATTTGGAAAAGAGCTAGTTCCTGCTTTCATATTAAAGATTATATGTATCTTATATTTCATAGCGTTCACAGTGAAAACTGGTGCTGCATTAAGGTCTCTTATAGAGGTTGTAAGAATATTTTTATTACCACGGACCCCACCACAAATTGTAGGAGTAATAATGATTATAGCTATAGCACATTTGGCTAGAAGTGGGATAGAATCTATGGGGCGAATGTATATGATAATTACCATGGTAATTATCATACCTACTTTATTTATAGGAATTGTCTTAATAACACAAATAAATTTTATGAATTATTTACCCGCGTTTAGATTTTCTTTTAAGGATTTAATGACATCCTTAAAAGAAATGCCAGTGAATTTTTCAGGATTTGAACTTATATTTCTATTTACTGTATATATAAAAAATGATAAAAAGGGATTATTAAAATATAATGTTTTTGCAATGTTAATAGTTACAGTATTTTATATATCAACTTATGTAATAATACTAGGAAAGCAAGGAGTAGCAATGCTTAGTCGTCAATTAGTACCAACTATGGCTGCTATGATTAGTATAGATATACCAAATGCATTTATTGAAAACTTAGATGGCATAATGATGGCTATTTGGATATTACTTATATTCTCTTCATTAACAACTTTTTTATTTGGTGGATCTGTAATTTTAAGTAAGATGTTTAAGAGCAAAGACTCAAAAGCATTTGTAATACCTTGTATCGTTATTGCTTATATAATAGCTAGTATACCACAAAATTATGATCAGATAATTAAATTTAGATTATTAATACTTAATAGAATAGAAATAGTTACAACAGTTATAATACCTATTTTACTATTCTTTATATATTTATATAAGAATAGAAAGGAGGTAAAGAGTAGTGAGTAA
- the spoIIR gene encoding stage II sporulation protein R, translated as MSIKNKKGFFITIMFSLVIISIGIIASKKYYKTSETYKDKLIRFHVLANSDLPEDQELKLKVRDKVLNEISHKFINSKSIEETRKIIKQNMNEIRDIALKEIKESGKDYDVDIKLGKHTFPTKSYGNFTLPAGEYESVRIIIGEGNGQNWWCVMFPPLCFVDAKNGLTDKKTENRLKEVLTEDEYGIVSSTYEESPQDQPIKLKSKIAEVFEKIFVTKNETDEMKEIMK; from the coding sequence ATGTCTATTAAGAATAAAAAGGGATTTTTTATTACTATTATGTTTTCTTTAGTTATAATAAGTATTGGAATTATAGCATCAAAAAAATATTATAAAACTAGCGAAACTTATAAGGACAAACTTATAAGATTTCATGTTCTTGCAAATAGTGACTTACCAGAAGATCAAGAATTGAAATTAAAAGTAAGAGACAAAGTACTTAATGAAATAAGTCATAAATTTATAAATTCTAAGTCTATAGAAGAGACGAGAAAAATAATAAAGCAAAATATGAACGAAATAAGAGATATAGCATTAAAAGAAATAAAAGAAAGTGGTAAGGATTATGATGTAGATATAAAGTTAGGAAAACATACTTTTCCTACTAAATCATATGGAAATTTTACACTTCCTGCTGGAGAATATGAAAGTGTAAGAATAATCATAGGTGAAGGAAATGGACAAAACTGGTGGTGTGTTATGTTTCCTCCACTATGTTTTGTAGATGCAAAAAATGGATTAACGGATAAAAAGACAGAAAATAGATTAAAAGAAGTATTAACAGAAGATGAATATGGTATTGTGTCAAGTACATATGAAGAATCACCACAAGATCAACCTATAAAATTAAAATCTAAAATAGCAGAGGTATTTGAAAAAATATTCGTAACTAAAAATGAGACAGATGAAATGAAAGAAATAATGAAATAA
- a CDS encoding CLC_0170 family protein: MDIQTLRYIFDAYFFVFVILAGVYGLIVDGRWLKLKGEERVWKIVKVLDILCIVVGVVAFIGVRIF; the protein is encoded by the coding sequence CAAACTCTAAGATATATATTTGATGCATACTTTTTTGTTTTTGTTATTCTCGCAGGAGTATACGGGCTAATAGTAGATGGAAGATGGTTAAAGCTAAAAGGTGAAGAGAGAGTGTGGAAGATCGTAAAGGTATTAGACATTTTGTGTATTGTAGTAGGAGTAGTTGCTTTTATAGGTGTTAGGATCTTTTAA
- the ypeB gene encoding germination protein YpeB: MDKRERNYNKTALIAIPLAILLIGLAAWGINQSNMRKEYKTALNNGYQRLFYDTKDHIENVEVSLSKALLSESKEQNIVLLSQIMQQSAAAQEKLSQMPIRHSDMSKTTRFLTQVSDYCNSLIKDHLEGKELTEEQRNSLNELSKYSTFLSSELSGLHRKIMKGDLNFDEIRNREDKQMRKANKDMLNTQLVKLEEEMTKYPELIYDGPFSDQARKIKPKALGDKNVTLEEAKKIVKDFLGAKKVRKITQFEAGKNLDSEATIPSYTFSVTPENADKEKAIYISVSKKGGSVVWMANPRTVGKHKLTMGEAQEKARLFLEEKGFKNMEPNYSLRNDGIAVFNYAYTENNVTVYPDLVKVKVALDNGEIVGIDSTLYLQQHHQRQISEPQISEEEARSRVKQDYNITSTRLAIIPKGINQEVLCYEFRGKYKNEDFIVYINALTGKEEQILRLIIDENGTLTF; this comes from the coding sequence TTGGATAAACGAGAAAGAAATTATAACAAAACTGCTCTTATAGCTATACCTTTAGCTATACTTTTAATAGGATTGGCAGCTTGGGGAATTAATCAAAGTAACATGAGAAAAGAATATAAAACAGCTCTTAATAATGGATATCAAAGACTTTTCTATGATACAAAAGATCATATAGAAAATGTAGAAGTATCTTTATCTAAAGCCTTACTTTCTGAATCAAAAGAGCAAAACATAGTATTACTATCACAAATAATGCAACAATCTGCTGCAGCCCAAGAAAAGTTATCACAAATGCCAATAAGGCATTCAGACATGAGTAAGACAACTAGGTTTTTAACACAAGTTTCAGATTATTGTAACTCACTTATAAAAGATCATTTAGAAGGGAAAGAACTAACAGAAGAACAAAGAAACTCTCTAAATGAACTTAGTAAATATAGTACATTCTTATCAAGTGAATTATCAGGACTTCATAGAAAAATTATGAAGGGTGATCTAAACTTTGATGAAATAAGAAATAGAGAAGATAAACAAATGAGAAAAGCAAATAAGGATATGCTAAACACTCAACTAGTAAAGCTTGAAGAAGAAATGACAAAATATCCAGAGTTAATATATGATGGACCTTTCTCAGATCAAGCAAGAAAGATAAAACCTAAAGCATTAGGAGATAAAAATGTAACTTTAGAAGAGGCTAAAAAAATAGTAAAAGATTTCTTAGGAGCAAAAAAAGTAAGAAAAATAACTCAATTTGAAGCAGGAAAGAATCTAGATTCAGAAGCTACTATACCTTCATATACATTTAGCGTAACACCTGAAAATGCAGACAAAGAAAAAGCAATATATATTAGTGTAAGTAAAAAAGGTGGAAGCGTAGTATGGATGGCGAATCCAAGAACTGTAGGAAAACATAAGTTAACAATGGGAGAAGCTCAAGAAAAAGCAAGACTGTTCTTAGAAGAAAAAGGATTTAAAAATATGGAGCCGAACTATTCTCTTAGAAATGACGGTATAGCTGTATTTAACTATGCATATACAGAAAATAATGTAACAGTGTATCCAGATCTTGTAAAAGTTAAAGTAGCATTGGACAATGGAGAAATAGTAGGAATTGATTCAACACTTTACTTACAACAACATCACCAAAGACAAATAAGTGAGCCACAAATAAGTGAAGAAGAAGCTAGAAGTAGAGTAAAACAAGACTATAACATTACAAGTACAAGACTTGCAATTATTCCAAAAGGAATAAATCAAGAAGTGCTATGTTATGAGTTTAGAGGAAAATATAAAAACGAAGACTTCATAGTATATATAAATGCACTAACAGGAAAAGAGGAACAAATTTTAAGGTTAATAATAGATGAAAATGGAACACTTACATTTTAA